A window from Fusarium musae strain F31 chromosome 8, whole genome shotgun sequence encodes these proteins:
- a CDS encoding hypothetical protein (EggNog:ENOG41) yields MVYMEEQWKNIAWVFLDCAVPEIPNLDTLGDVESSLMDRIAKDKVFGESEKKETPRSVHVLFSSAGTGKTRQIFELLQKQWGFYLLAPNLAPTAEQSKHEGIDMIDTKRYSASRDTYTMFVDHPQMIPECISEEINVFRPIIVARVAMLYEFLRSKHPDQLFKASLYHCFDEAQLTLDDPRVSSMLSHLYATLTLMYITPWSGHNTEERADEDMEDQESDAMSLQTSDDMPYVDPILVISGTSLRLEVLKENLATYSSDAWGEGEKAVKKWDRYRIDDTFQLVASDADFWALYERHTNDILKEFRNFRGGEETGDLSRLPLLSRSGRPLPFESSEVDLDMVEAWVRRPLEVPTTQEFLALFKQAYCLMESDRTSTETPPIHLEELLENRNSEAVASLVTLSLSQLLKTDTVPGADNLALSLLELLADHGNNAIDQMASIFQNINPRVATPSTSLSGIAATLHTGLRNLYIRKMIKSHSIGQRGRYRWSTVYIEELMLLFPRLTSPGSTLSEIQIIIEEAESRTTVAAIDALKGQIRKMKSAGKEELVQDLFRAGIRAEMMSSPTIFVKPNFAQLVTYGFALVQKDGDTIRYTFSEPIAVRAVMEYLRTEGGNEYQDLMLQWLVHTQDDYEVRAMFGKATEWFVAMARYPKHIYQMGKRLIDGVAVL; encoded by the exons ATGGTCTACATGGAAGAGCAATGGAAGAATATCGCATGGGTCTTCCTAGACTGTGCAGTTCCCGAGATTCCAAACCTGGATACGTTAGGAGATGTGGAATCATCGTTGATGGATCGCATAGCGAAGGATAAAGTCTTTGGCGAAagcgagaagaaagaaacgCCTCGTTCCGTTCACGTCCTTTTCTCCTCTGCCGGCACTGGTAAAACACGACAGATATTCGAACTGTTACAAAAGCAGTGGGGATTTTATCTTCTTGCCCCGAATCTGGCCCCAACTGCGGAACAGTCAAAGCATGAAGGCATAGACATGATAGATACGAAACGATATTCGGCATCAAGAGACACGTATACCATGTTTGTGGATCATCCACAAATGATTCCAGAGTGTATCTCCGAAGAAATCAATGTCTTCAGGCCTATTATCGTCGCGCGTGTTGCTATGCTTTACGAGTTTTTGCGCAG TAAACATCCTGACCAACTGTTCAAGGCCTCATTGTATCACTGTTTCGATGAAGCACAACTTACTCTCGATGACCCTCGGGTTTCCTCGATGCTCAGTCACCTTTACGCAACACTCACACTAATGTATATTACACCATGGAGTGGCCATAACACCGAAGAACGCGCTGATGAGGATATGGAGGATCAAGAGAGTGACGCAATGTCATTGCAGACCAGTGATGACATGCCATATGTAGACCCTATCCTGGTGATTTCTGGAACATCGCTTCGTCTGGAAGTGCTTAAAGAAAATCTTGCCACCTACTCTTCAGATGCATGGGGTGAAGGCGAAAAAGCAGTGAAGAAGTGGGATCGTTATCGCATTGACGATACGTTTCAACTCGTTGCATCTGATGCGGACTTTTGGGCGCTCTACGAGAGACATACGAATGATATCCTCAAAGAATTCAGAAACTTTAGAGGTGGAGAAGAAACTGGAGACTTGTCAAGATTGCCCCTTTTGAGCCGCAGTGGTCGGCCCTTACCGTTTGAGTCATCTGAGGTTGACCTGGATATGGTTGAGGCATGGGTACGGAGACCATTGGAAGTTCCTACGACGCAGGAATTTCTGGCCCTGTTTAAACAAGCATACTGCCTGATGGAAAGTGACAGGACTTCTACTGAGACCCCCCCAATCCATCTAgaagagcttctcgagaatCGAAATTCGGAAGCTGTTGCTTCGCTTGTCACTCTGAGTCTCTCTCAACTCCTCAAGACCGATACAGTACCGGGAGCGGATAATTTGGCTCTGTCGTTGCTAGAATTACTGGCCGATCATGGAAATAACGCTATAGACCAAATGGCTTCCATCTTTCAGAACATAAATCCCCGAGTGGCGACTCCCAGTACTTCACTCAGTGGAATAGCAGCGACCTTACATACTGGCCTGAGGAACCTGTACATCCGAAAGATGATTAAGTCACACAGTATTGGTCAGCGCGGGCGATATAGATGGTCAACGGTCTACATCGAGGAACTGATGCTCCTTTTTCCGCGCTTGACCAGCCCAGGATCGACTCTGTCCGAGATACAGATAATCATTGAGGAGGCAGAAAGTAGAACGACAGTTGCAGCCATAGATGCTCTCAAAGGTCAAATTCGCAAGATGAAGTCAGCTGGGAAGGAAGAGTTAGTTCAGGACCTCTTTCGCGCTGGAATCAGAGcagagatgatgagctccCCTACCATCTTTGTGAAACCAAACTTTGCACAGCTTGTCACCTACGGATTTGCATTAGTTCAGAAGGACGGCGATACCATAAGATACACGTTTTCTGAGCCGATAGCTGTTCGGGCAGTGATGGAGTATCTTCGAACGGAAGGTGGAAACGAGTATCAGGATCTCATGCTGCAGTGGCTTGTTCATACACAAGATGATTATGAAGTTCGAGCAATGTTCGGGAAGGCTACGGAGTGGTTTGTTGCAATGGCAAGATATCCCAAACACATTTATCAGATGGGCAAGAGACTAattgatggtgttgcagTCCTTTGA
- a CDS encoding hypothetical protein (EggNog:ENOG41) translates to MVRLSTSNAPALIKPPSTDSDHPYCLTYAYPGSIFDYRCASTTVDDYERVYFTSEGKKRADLITTTLSSDSSGTSEGLQEVITVTVQEKSSRSQAAVTIIVIPQLPSAAETSPNPPTTDNKSIPVGPIVGGVVGGVAVLGLFGLGAFYLVRRQKKNKHQKDMTTSGQPNMTHSMDQNQHPYRPQNQGAVPHYTGVSMLSSPPLDARMSMVTGSVSPNGQSVNGGGGQLSPPTVQNPAPAYEMAGSESREPEPVYEMAGDSSKRK, encoded by the coding sequence ATGGTTAGACTCTCTACATCTAACGCTCCAGCGCTAATTAAACCTCCTAGTACCGACTCGGACCATCCCTACTGCCTCACATATGCCTACCCCGGTAGCATCTTTGACTATCGCTGCGCATCAACCACAGTCGACGACTACGAGCGTGTTTATTTTACATCTGAAGGAAAGAAGCGTGCGGATCTCATAACGACAACTCTCAGTTCTGATTCTTCTGGCACCTCAGAAGGTCTGCAAGAAGTTATCACAGTAACTGTCCAAGAGAAGTCCTCTAGATCCCAAGCTGCGGTCACCATAATCGTCATACCTCAGCTACCGAGTGCCGCAGAAACCTCCCCCAATCCCCCTACCACCGATAACAAATCTATCCCAGTCGGCCCTATCGTAGGCGGcgtcgttggtggtgttgccGTTCTTGGCTTGTTCGGACTTGGGGCTTTCTATCTAGTTCGACGCCAGAAAAAAAACAAGCATCAGAAAGACATGACAACTAGCGGCCAACCCAACATGACCCACTCCATGGACCAGAATCAACACCCATATCGTCCCCAAAATCAAGGGGCTGTTCCACACTACACCGGTGTCAGCATGTTATCCTCTCCGCCACTAGATGCACGTATGTCGATGGTGACAGGTTCAGTCTCTCCGAATGGACAAAGCGTAAATGGAGGAGGGGGTCAATTGTCTCCTCCAACGGTTCAGAACCCTGCCCCCGCTTACGAAATGGCGGGAAGCGAATCTCGTGAGCCCGAGCCCGTCTATGAGATGGCCGGTGATTCATCAAAGAGAAAGTAG
- a CDS encoding hypothetical protein (EggNog:ENOG41) — protein sequence MPKVLIIGATGYLGSRLCNVLVNSGKHRVYGIARNEAKAKSLAVAEVSPIICPDPINKPDAYLDAIRIFNIDIIVDVSGANQESAKFLADVKAVGQERLNKAKAAGLTHTPKLGFIYCSGTWVHGSSDKLVNDLDIVGPDSATPPAPLIAWRVAHENAVLAASEVLDVAVLRPALIYGGESTIWTAFILPLFLASRGGSSDTIQIPLSVDSRPGLVHVSDVATGFQKAIEKLSIINSTSVYPVFDLVTSQESMSEIFTGLVSHWSFKGHCELVGPGDDLFAEAMGTSLRGSSDRAKQLLDWVPTRMNGFVCDLDIYADAFASQH from the coding sequence ATGCCTAAAGTCCTTATTATCGGTGCCACTGGCTACCTCGGCAGCAGACTATGCAACGTTCTCGTCAACAGCGGCAAGCATCGAGTCTACGGCATCGCTCGCaatgaagccaaagccaagtcGCTGGCAGTCGCCGAAGTCTCCCCCATCATCTGCCCCGACCCCATCAACAAACCAGATGCTTACCTCGACGCCATCcgcatcttcaacattgaTATCATTGTTGACGTCTCTGGCGCAAATCAAGAGTCTGCAAAGTTTCTTGCTGATGTGAAAGCCGTCGGGCAAGAGCGTTTGAACAAGGCCAAAGCGGCTGGTCTCACGCATACACCTAAGCTTGGGTTCATTTACTGTTCTGGAACTTGGGTTCATGGATCGAGTGACAAGCTGGTCAATGATCTAGATATCGTTGGACCTGATTCTGCGACTCCACCTGCACCGCTTATCGCATGGCGGGTTGCCCATGAGAATGCTGTACTTGCCGCCTCTGAGGTCCTTGACGTGGCTGTTCTACGTCCAGCGCTCATCTACGGCGGCGAGAGTACTATCTGGACAGCATTCATTCTTCCACTCTTCCTGGCTTCCCGAGGTGGATCCTCGGACACTATCCAGATCCCATTGAGCGTTGACTCTCGCCCCGGGCTTGTCCACGTCAGCGATGTCGCTACCGGTTTCCAGAAAGCTATAGAGAAACTTTCAATTATCAACAGCACCTCGGTATATCCTGTTTTCGACCTTGTGACAAGCCAAGAGAGCATGTCTGAGATTTTTACAGGTCTGGTCTCACACTGGAGTTTCAAGGGACACTGTGAGCTGGTTGGACCAGGCGATGATTTGTTCGCGGAGGCTATGGGAACTAGTCTACGAGGGTCGTCTGACCGGGCGAAGCAGTTGCTTGACTGGGTACCAACGAGAATGAATGGCTTTGTCTGTGATTTGGATATCTATGCTGATGCGTTTGCCTCTCAACATTAG